The following are encoded in a window of Rosa chinensis cultivar Old Blush chromosome 4, RchiOBHm-V2, whole genome shotgun sequence genomic DNA:
- the LOC112197831 gene encoding protein FLX-like 4 isoform X2, with protein MAGRRHILPSFDRRPIQSPGMMRHGPLPGLGRAPGYRVLEPVPRAELLENKIAYQAAEIKQLAGDNHRLAATEVDLRRELVAAEEEVQTVKAHMRSIQTESDIQIRALLDKIVKKEQEIAAGEGVKKELQKAHMEAHSLVEARKELRIQIRQATDELQKACIEVKKLPDLHGELDSLRQEHQRLRATFEYEKGRNIEQVEQMKAMEKNLMGMAGEVERLRAEVLNAEKRAQGASAYFDGYGRPYVSMGNRPLGEGIIQFASSSSKQHAAAGIPTAGDGAIWGAAYNPLLGTASGGATVPTTGSSAVWGGAYDSALARYYLS; from the exons ATGGCTGGGCGACGACATATTTTACCATCCTTTGACAGACGCCCTATACAGTCTCCAGGGATGATGCGGCATGGGCCATTGCCTGGGTTAGGTCGTGCTCCTGGCTACCGAGTTTTGGAGCCAGTACCCCGTGCTGAACTACTGGAAAACAAAATTGCATATCAAGCAGCAGAGATAAAACAACTTGCAGGAGACAATCACAGACTGGCAGCTACTGAGGTGGATTTGAGGCGGGAGCTTGTAGCTGCAGAGGAGGAAGTTCAAACAGTCAAGGCGCACATGAGAAGCATCCAGACTGAGAGCGACATCCAGATCCGAGCGTTGCTTGATAAGATTGTAAAAAAGGAACAGGAAATTGCAGCCGGTGAGGGTGTGAAGAAGGAATTGCAAAAGGCTCACATGGAAGCACACAGCTTGGTGGAAGCACGGAAAGAGCTAAGAATTCAAATTCGACAGGCCACTGATGAGTTACAGAAAGCTTGTATTGAGGTTAAGAAACTGCCAGATCTGCATGGTGAACTTGATAGTTTGAGACAAGAACACCAGAGGCTGCG TGCTACTTTTGAATATGAAAAAGGTAGAAACATAGAACAAGTCGAGCAAATGAAAGCAATGGAGAAGAATCTAATGGGCATGGCAGGAGAAGTAGAAAGGTTGCGTGCTGAGGTCTTGAATGCAGAGAAGAGAGCACAAG GTGCTAGTGCGTATTTTGATGGTTATGGAAGGCCTTATGTTTCAATGGGTAATAGGCCACTGGGAGAGGGAATAATTCAATTtgccagcagcagcagcaagcaGCATGCTGCTGCAGGTATTCCAACTGCTGGGGATGGTGCTATCTGGGGAGCAGCATATAATCCCTTGCTTGGCACTGCTTCTGGTGGTGCTACTGTCCCTACCACTGGGAGCAGTGCTGTTTGGGGAGGAGCATATGATTCAGCACTTGCTC GTTACTATTTATCATAA
- the LOC112197831 gene encoding protein FLX-like 4 isoform X1 encodes MAGRRHILPSFDRRPIQSPGMMRHGPLPGLGRAPGYRVLEPVPRAELLENKIAYQAAEIKQLAGDNHRLAATEVDLRRELVAAEEEVQTVKAHMRSIQTESDIQIRALLDKIVKKEQEIAAGEGVKKELQKAHMEAHSLVEARKELRIQIRQATDELQKACIEVKKLPDLHGELDSLRQEHQRLRATFEYEKGRNIEQVEQMKAMEKNLMGMAGEVERLRAEVLNAEKRAQAPNPRNGGYMNPDSYYTATMPGASAYFDGYGRPYVSMGNRPLGEGIIQFASSSSKQHAAAGIPTAGDGAIWGAAYNPLLGTASGGATVPTTGSSAVWGGAYDSALARYYLS; translated from the exons ATGGCTGGGCGACGACATATTTTACCATCCTTTGACAGACGCCCTATACAGTCTCCAGGGATGATGCGGCATGGGCCATTGCCTGGGTTAGGTCGTGCTCCTGGCTACCGAGTTTTGGAGCCAGTACCCCGTGCTGAACTACTGGAAAACAAAATTGCATATCAAGCAGCAGAGATAAAACAACTTGCAGGAGACAATCACAGACTGGCAGCTACTGAGGTGGATTTGAGGCGGGAGCTTGTAGCTGCAGAGGAGGAAGTTCAAACAGTCAAGGCGCACATGAGAAGCATCCAGACTGAGAGCGACATCCAGATCCGAGCGTTGCTTGATAAGATTGTAAAAAAGGAACAGGAAATTGCAGCCGGTGAGGGTGTGAAGAAGGAATTGCAAAAGGCTCACATGGAAGCACACAGCTTGGTGGAAGCACGGAAAGAGCTAAGAATTCAAATTCGACAGGCCACTGATGAGTTACAGAAAGCTTGTATTGAGGTTAAGAAACTGCCAGATCTGCATGGTGAACTTGATAGTTTGAGACAAGAACACCAGAGGCTGCG TGCTACTTTTGAATATGAAAAAGGTAGAAACATAGAACAAGTCGAGCAAATGAAAGCAATGGAGAAGAATCTAATGGGCATGGCAGGAGAAGTAGAAAGGTTGCGTGCTGAGGTCTTGAATGCAGAGAAGAGAGCACAAG CACCAAATCCACGTAATGGCGGTTACATGAATCCAGATTCTTATTACACTGCTACCATGCCAGGTGCTAGTGCGTATTTTGATGGTTATGGAAGGCCTTATGTTTCAATGGGTAATAGGCCACTGGGAGAGGGAATAATTCAATTtgccagcagcagcagcaagcaGCATGCTGCTGCAGGTATTCCAACTGCTGGGGATGGTGCTATCTGGGGAGCAGCATATAATCCCTTGCTTGGCACTGCTTCTGGTGGTGCTACTGTCCCTACCACTGGGAGCAGTGCTGTTTGGGGAGGAGCATATGATTCAGCACTTGCTC GTTACTATTTATCATAA
- the LOC112197831 gene encoding protein FLX-like 4 isoform X3 yields MAGRRHILPSFDRRPIQSPGMMRHGPLPGLGRAPGYRVLEPVPRAELLENKIAYQAAEIKQLAGDNHRLAATEVDLRRELVAAEEEVQTVKAHMRSIQTESDIQIRALLDKIVKKEQEIAAGEGVKKELQKAHMEAHSLVEARKELRIQIRQATDELQKACIEVKKLPDLHGELDSLRQEHQRLRATFEYEKGRNIEQVEQMKAMEKNLMGMAGEVERLRAEVLNAEKRAQAPNPRNGGYMNPDSYYTATMPGYYLS; encoded by the exons ATGGCTGGGCGACGACATATTTTACCATCCTTTGACAGACGCCCTATACAGTCTCCAGGGATGATGCGGCATGGGCCATTGCCTGGGTTAGGTCGTGCTCCTGGCTACCGAGTTTTGGAGCCAGTACCCCGTGCTGAACTACTGGAAAACAAAATTGCATATCAAGCAGCAGAGATAAAACAACTTGCAGGAGACAATCACAGACTGGCAGCTACTGAGGTGGATTTGAGGCGGGAGCTTGTAGCTGCAGAGGAGGAAGTTCAAACAGTCAAGGCGCACATGAGAAGCATCCAGACTGAGAGCGACATCCAGATCCGAGCGTTGCTTGATAAGATTGTAAAAAAGGAACAGGAAATTGCAGCCGGTGAGGGTGTGAAGAAGGAATTGCAAAAGGCTCACATGGAAGCACACAGCTTGGTGGAAGCACGGAAAGAGCTAAGAATTCAAATTCGACAGGCCACTGATGAGTTACAGAAAGCTTGTATTGAGGTTAAGAAACTGCCAGATCTGCATGGTGAACTTGATAGTTTGAGACAAGAACACCAGAGGCTGCG TGCTACTTTTGAATATGAAAAAGGTAGAAACATAGAACAAGTCGAGCAAATGAAAGCAATGGAGAAGAATCTAATGGGCATGGCAGGAGAAGTAGAAAGGTTGCGTGCTGAGGTCTTGAATGCAGAGAAGAGAGCACAAG CACCAAATCCACGTAATGGCGGTTACATGAATCCAGATTCTTATTACACTGCTACCATGCCAG GTTACTATTTATCATAA
- the LOC112200989 gene encoding putative glycine-rich cell wall structural protein 1 isoform X1 produces MAAFKSVALLALVVVAMSMSGIKVSEGRVARKDLGIDLGGIGIGAGVGLGLGLGGGGGGSGSGSGSGSGSGSGSGGSSSASSSASSSSSSTSGSGGGGSSAGSEAGSSAGSRAGSGSSGKNTQGGGRGSGSGSGGGGGSGRGSGSGNGEGYGEGRGYGEGSGSGGSN; encoded by the coding sequence atggctgcATTCAAGTCAGTAGCTCTTCTTGCTTTGGTTGTTGTTGCTATGTCAATGTCAGGTATTAAGGTATCCGAGGGCCGAGTTGCAAGGAAGGATTTGGGTATTGATCTTGGAGGAATTGGGATTGGAGCAGGAGTGGGACTAGGTTTAGGGctaggtggaggtggaggtggctcTGGGTCAGGGTCCGGATCCGGATCCGGATCTGGCTCAGGTTCCGGCGGTTCTAGTTCTGCGTCAAGTTCAGCTTCATCAAGTTCAAGTTCGACTTCTGGGTCTGGTGGTGGAGGTAGCAGTGCAGGCTCCGAGGCAGGTTCATCTGCCGGATCTCGGGCCGGGTCGGGGTCTTCAGGGAAAAATACACAGGGTGGTGGACGTGGTTCGGGCTCGGGTTCTGGAGGGGGCGGGGGTTCGGGGAGGGGAAGTGGCTCTGGTAATGGTGAGGGTTATGGTGAGGGGCGGGGATACGGTGAGGGCTCTGGCAGTGGAGGCAGCAACTAA
- the LOC112200989 gene encoding glycine-rich cell wall structural protein 2 isoform X2, whose product MAAFKSVALLALVVVAMSMSGIKVSEGRVARKDLGIDLGGIGIGAGVGLGLGLGGGGGGSGSGSGSGSGSGSGSGGSSSASSSASSSSSSTSGSGGGAGSSAGSYAGSRAGSGCGN is encoded by the exons atggctgcATTCAAGTCAGTAGCTCTTCTTGCTTTGGTTGTTGTTGCTATGTCAATGTCAGGTATTAAGGTATCCGAGGGCCGAGTTGCAAGGAAGGATTTGGGTATTGATCTTGGAGGAATTGGGATTGGAGCAGGAGTGGGACTAGGTTTAGGGctaggtggaggtggaggtggctcTGGGTCAGGGTCCGGATCCGGATCCGGATCTGGCTCAGGTTCCGGCGGTTCTAGTTCTGCGTCAAGTTCAGCTTCATCAAGTTCAAGTTCGACTTCTGGGTCTGGTGGTGGAG CTGGTTCTTCTGCTGGATCTTATGCCGGGTCTAGGGCTGGGTCTGGCTGTGGAAATTAA